The Scomber scombrus chromosome 5, fScoSco1.1, whole genome shotgun sequence genome window below encodes:
- the LOC133980957 gene encoding myelin protein zero-like protein 2, producing the protein MCVKGLCFLTVLTGLAASGVLQVSGMRIYTSGNMEAVNGTDVRLKCTFESSAPINPSHTVVSWTFRPLKPGREESVFHYQQRPYPPIDGIFRKRILWAGDIMGRDASIIIREVKFTYNGTFFCHVKNPPDVHGAVGEIRLRVVTTASFSELLFLALAIGGGITAVVVLLIIIVSCRRCKRKRERHEGLEHGHEEAPRKERKDPTAW; encoded by the exons GCGTGCTGCAGGTCAGCGGGATGCGTATATACACATCAGGGAATATGGAAGCTGTCAATGGGACGGATGTTCGTCTGAAGTGCACATTCGAAAGTTCTGCTCCCATCAACCCCAGCCACACTGTGGTATCCTGGACTTTCAGACCACTAAAACCGGGCAGAGAGGAGTCG GTGTTCCACTACCAGCAGCGACCGTATCCTCCTATAGATGGCATTTTCAGGAAGCGCATTCTTTGGGCGGGTGACATCATGGGCCGTGATGCCTCCATCATAATTCGAGAGGTCAAGTTCACCTACAACGGCACTTTCTTCTGTCATGTCAAGAATCCGCCGGATGTCCACGGCGCGGTCGGAGAGATTCGACTCCGTGTCGTCACAACAG CCTCTTTCTCAGAGCTTCTCTTTCTGGCGTTGGCCATCGGAGGCGGTATCACTGCTGTGGTcgtcctcctcatcatcattgtGTCCTGCAGGAGGTGCAAGcggaagagagagaggcatgaAGGGCTCGAGCACGGGCACGAGGAAGCTCCAcgcaaagagagaaaagaccCCACGGCGTGGTAA